The following nucleotide sequence is from Candidatus Caldatribacterium sp..
CGTCTCTTCTTCGGCCATTGTCATTGACCTTTTGCCAAAGTCGAGTTCCTTCAGGTCGCTTCCTGTCATGCGTCTTTTTTGCGGAATCTTTGTGGCTTTGTCCCTTATCCTTGCCCTGTACCGTCCCTCCTTCATCGTGAACCTCATGTCCATCTCCTGGGGAACGGTGGCCGGGAGTTTCCTCGCCCCGTACCTCTTTGGGCTCTACTTCAAGAAAGGCAACAGGTGGGGGGCTCTGGCGAGCATCGTGAGCGGGCTTGGCATCGGATTTCTGGGGTCTCTCATTCTTGGTTTCCGGTCTTCAGTGCTTCCTCTTCTTGGTTCCTTTGCCATGCTTGTGCCCCTTCTGGTTTTCCCGATTGTTTCGCTACTTACAGGAGGCGAAAAGGATGCGAGCGTGCGTCTTTGAAGAGAGGAATCGCTTCAGTATCAAGGAGGTTCCCACTCTCCATCCCGGTCCGGGGGAGGTTCTCATTCGGGTCAAGGCGGCAGGAATCTGCGGTACCGACGTCCATATTTTCCGGGGAGAGTACTTCCAGGATTTTCCCATCATCGCAGGGCATGAGTTTGCGGGAGAAGTTGCTGCCCTGGGGGAGGGGGTTTCTGGTTTTTCCGTCGGAGAGCGGGTCACGGCCGACCCCAACATTTTCTGCGACTCCTGCTACTTCTGTAAAATCAACAAGAACAACCACTGCCTGAACTTTGAAGCCGTGGGAGTCACCCGAAGCGGTGCTTTTGCCGAGTACGTCACCGTTCCTGCCAAGTGCGTCTTTCCTCTCCCTCCCGGGTTGAGTTTTGCCGAAGGCGCCATGGCCGAACCTCTCGCCTGTGCAGTGTACGGGGTGAGAAGGAGTGGCATTCGCCCGGGAGAGAAGGTCCTCATCTTTGGGGCGGGTCCCATTGGACTTCTGCTTTTGTCTCTTTTTAGGGTTTCCGGTGCCTCTCGGGTTGTGGTTCTCGATGTGAGCGAGAAAAAACTCGAGCACGCCTTGAGGCGAGGAGCTCATGAGGTGCTCCTTGCTGACGGAAAGGAAGGGAAGAGGCTTCGGAAAATTGCCCCCTTTGGCTTTGAGGTTGTGGTCGATGCAACGGGGATTCCGGAAGTCATGGAGAAGGCTCTCGAGTTTGTCGAACCTGATGGGACTTTCCTCCTTTTTGGAGTGGCTCCACAGAAAGCCCTCATGCGTCTTGAGCCCTACGAGGTGTTCCGGAGGGACCTCCGCATCGTGGGGTCCTTTGCGGTGAAAAAGACCATGCAGTACGCTCTGAACCTTCTCCAAAGCGGTGCCGTCACGGTCCAGGACCTCATCTCGTCCCAGTACCCTCTTGAGCGCTTTGGCGATGCCTTAGAGGAAGTGCTCCATGGCAAGGATCGTCTGAAGGTTCAGATTGTCTTTCCGTGAGCCATGGGTTCCCTGGATTTCCAGTGGCACGTAACGAATCGCTGCAACCTGAGGTGTCGCCACTGCTACCAGGAGACTTTTCAGGACGAGGATTCGGGAACGTTCTTTGCGGTGGCGAGGAGGCTCCTTGAGGGGCTTGAGCGCCTTGGGCGCCTGAGTATCCTCAACATCACCGGTGGGGAGCCTCTCCTTTTGGGGGAGGACCTCTTTGCGCTCTTTGGGATGCTCAGTGAGCACCCCCGAATCCTTGAGCTTGGACTCATCACAAACGCCCTCTGCATCGATGAAAAGGTGTTGGCGCGGCTTGCAGCCTTTCCCAAGCTCACCACGGTGAAGGTTTCCCTTGAGGGGATGGAGGGGATGAATGATGCCATCCGGGGGAAGGGGGTCTTTCGGAGAGTCACAAGAGCTCTCGAGCTCCTTTCCCGGAGTCCTCTCCGGGTGGTCCTCATGGTCACGCTCCACAAAAAAAATCTTTCCGAGGTCCCGGAACTTTTTCGGTTCGCTCAGGAAATCGGGGTGGATGGAATCATTTTCGAGCGCTTTGTTCCTGAAGGGATAGGGAGAGGAATGGCAGAAGCAGTTCTTGGAAGCAGAGAATGGCAGGAGTTCCTGAAGGTTCTCTGTGAGCTCTGCAAGATGGAAGTGCCCCTTTCTTCTCTTCTCCCCTACAAGGCCTTCTGGGTCGAGTTTGGGGACGGGGTGGGCCTCCTTGGGGCTCCCTGTAGCCTTGGGGAGTCCTTTTGCCTCATGCCCGATGGAACCCTTTTCCCGTGCCGCCGCTTGCCGATTCCTCTTGGAAATGTCCTCCGGGAGGAGCTTGAGAACCTCATCGCGCATCCTCTCGTTCTGCGTCTTCGGGACCGCCGCTACCTTGAGGGGAAGTGCAGGGTCTGTACGGTAGAGGGCTGCCTTGGATGTCGGGCCCTGGCGTATACGGTTTCGGGAAACCCCTTCGGGGAAGACATCCAGTGCTTCCTTCAGGAGGTGCGAATCTCCACCACGTCTTTGTCCTGAAGAACGTAGTCAGGAGGGACGAGCTGCCCGCCGAATTTCGTCGACCCCCATACCCGGGCACCCCGAAGGCGGAGGAGCAAATCCTTGTGAATGGCTTCGGCAAGGTCGGCGACGGTGCTGCCTCTTTTGAGGACGAAGGGGCGGGAGAGATCAGGGGGTTTCCCGGGAGGTTTGCTGTAGATGCGGATGACTCCACTGATTTGGAAGATTGCCTCCTTCACCCTGTCCCGGTGGGGCGCGAAATCCTTGAGGGACACCCCGAGGACTTCGAAGCGGTCCCCGTAGAGCTCAGAGATTGTGGAGACCTTTTCCTCTTCCTCTTTGCTTTCGACCTTTGAGAGGAGGAGGAGGGAAGGGAGGAAGTGCCAGGAGGAGGAAGGGAGAGGAAGGGGTTTCGTTCCGGCAAGAATTTTTCCCTGGGAGAGAAGGGTGAGGGTGTTCTCAATGTCCTCAAGGAGGGTGTCGCTTCTGGCATCAACGAGAATAACTGCGCCATCGCTTCTTCGGAAAGCGCTCGCCATGGGTCCTTCGAGCTCTCCTCCACTCAGAGGAGGAAAGTCGATGAGCTGAATCTGGATATCCTCGTACTCCATCATTCCTGGAGTGGGGTAGAAGGTCGTGAAGGGGTACTCGGCGATTTCCGGACGAGCGTTGGTGAGAAGGGAAAGGAGGGTGGATTTACCGCTATTTGGAGGGCCGCAGATAATGATTTGGGCAGCACCGCTTTTCTCGATGAGGAAAGGGTCGTGGGTTGAGCCTTTCCGCTTTTCCTGGGCCTCTGCCTTTCGGAGTTTGGCGATTTTCTGCTTGATTTCGGCCTGGAGTTTTTCCGTCCCCTTGTGCTTGGGGATGACGGCAAGCATCTCTTCCAAGGCTTCAAGTTTCTCTGCGGGCGTTTTTGCCGCCCGATATTTTGCTTCAACTTCAAAGTACTGGGGAGGAAGATTCGCCGGCATGGTTTTTCGCCTCTTTTTCATTGTACTCAAAAAGTGGAGGTCTTCCAATCCCCTGAGGATGTGTTATCATTTAGGAGAGGAGATGGGTTGGGTTTTCGTGGTGTTCGAGGAGGAACTATGAGAATTATTGCCATTGCGAATCAAAAAGGAGGGGTGGCAAAGACCACAACTTGTATTAATCTTGGAGCGGCTTTGGCGTACCATGCCCGGCAGGTACTCATCATCGACATGGATCCCCAGGCGCATTCGACCCTGGGCCTTGGGTTTGAGCCGAATGAGTTTGAAAAGACAATTCTCAACGTTCTTGAGCCCCCGCGGAGTCCGTACCGCCTCGAGCTCAAGGATGTCATCGTTCCCACAAGGACTCCCAATCTCTACCTTGCTCCGGCAAATATTGACCTTGCAGGTGCAGAGTACCGCCTCATCGACAAAATCGGGCGGGAGGATTTCTTAAATAG
It contains:
- a CDS encoding zinc-dependent alcohol dehydrogenase family protein, whose translation is MRACVFEERNRFSIKEVPTLHPGPGEVLIRVKAAGICGTDVHIFRGEYFQDFPIIAGHEFAGEVAALGEGVSGFSVGERVTADPNIFCDSCYFCKINKNNHCLNFEAVGVTRSGAFAEYVTVPAKCVFPLPPGLSFAEGAMAEPLACAVYGVRRSGIRPGEKVLIFGAGPIGLLLLSLFRVSGASRVVVLDVSEKKLEHALRRGAHEVLLADGKEGKRLRKIAPFGFEVVVDATGIPEVMEKALEFVEPDGTFLLFGVAPQKALMRLEPYEVFRRDLRIVGSFAVKKTMQYALNLLQSGAVTVQDLISSQYPLERFGDALEEVLHGKDRLKVQIVFP
- a CDS encoding radical SAM protein; the protein is MGSLDFQWHVTNRCNLRCRHCYQETFQDEDSGTFFAVARRLLEGLERLGRLSILNITGGEPLLLGEDLFALFGMLSEHPRILELGLITNALCIDEKVLARLAAFPKLTTVKVSLEGMEGMNDAIRGKGVFRRVTRALELLSRSPLRVVLMVTLHKKNLSEVPELFRFAQEIGVDGIIFERFVPEGIGRGMAEAVLGSREWQEFLKVLCELCKMEVPLSSLLPYKAFWVEFGDGVGLLGAPCSLGESFCLMPDGTLFPCRRLPIPLGNVLREELENLIAHPLVLRLRDRRYLEGKCRVCTVEGCLGCRALAYTVSGNPFGEDIQCFLQEVRISTTSLS
- a CDS encoding TGS domain-containing protein, with the translated sequence MPANLPPQYFEVEAKYRAAKTPAEKLEALEEMLAVIPKHKGTEKLQAEIKQKIAKLRKAEAQEKRKGSTHDPFLIEKSGAAQIIICGPPNSGKSTLLSLLTNARPEIAEYPFTTFYPTPGMMEYEDIQIQLIDFPPLSGGELEGPMASAFRRSDGAVILVDARSDTLLEDIENTLTLLSQGKILAGTKPLPLPSSSWHFLPSLLLLSKVESKEEEEKVSTISELYGDRFEVLGVSLKDFAPHRDRVKEAIFQISGVIRIYSKPPGKPPDLSRPFVLKRGSTVADLAEAIHKDLLLRLRGARVWGSTKFGGQLVPPDYVLQDKDVVEIRTS